In the genome of Christensenella timonensis, one region contains:
- a CDS encoding glycyl radical protein, with protein sequence MKYYEEQGQTDTKHEFLGRPVVRSKRINDLRDLLIDATPQICSDRAKLLTQAYQTYQSEPTVLKRAKAFRHILENMRISILPGELIVGSLGVKLRCAPIFPEFGMDWVIEELDGNPVRPEQRPGDRYLIDEEDEKVLREIHSFWHGNDHESRCKAMLPKETEIGKKIGVTDSYWLMIGGDGHLTVDLKSVADKGLKDVIARAQKRLAQLDLSEPDAIEQKPFLESVVITCEAVIAFAHRYAQLAVEMAKTEKDAQRKKELMKIAEVCQNVPENPARDFHEAAQSLWFINLTMQIENNGHSISFGRYDQTMIDIYKKDVEAGNIEYDDALEIIECVFLKMFQLQKITCWDNTKAFSGYQLFQNFTVGGQDINGKDSANEVSFLVLNAQAAIALNTPSISLRYHNRINERLLYASFDVVRIGGGQPAMYSDEVYIPALVNRGIPWEDAVNYSIVGCVEAIVEGKQTGRPNGAGFINLGKILELSLYNGKDPNTDICMCEGTGTLSDFKNYEELYEAFKTQARYYFKQQIMTDNIIDQCTELGIADPYVSSLVHDCIERGKVMKAGGAIYDYCGPLYVGVANVGNSLAAIKKVVFDDKKITAEQLMHALETNYEDMTTKPTGAEIQKMMLDAPKYGNDDDYVDDIMVDYFRFICEETAKYHTTRYGRGPIGGTWQPSTSSVSSNVPFGSFVGATPDGRKAGDALADTSSPMHGTDTNGITSSLKSVGKLPTVLVSGGQLLNVKVMPASLEPGPNLKKLVDVVRTYFSDYKGMHVQINCVSADTLKAAQDNPSEYKDLMVRVAGYSALFTPLDKALQDDIIERTEHAV encoded by the coding sequence ATGAAATATTATGAGGAGCAAGGACAGACAGACACCAAACATGAATTTTTGGGACGTCCTGTTGTGCGCAGCAAAAGGATAAACGACCTGCGCGACCTGCTGATCGATGCAACGCCGCAGATATGCTCGGATAGGGCAAAGCTTTTGACGCAGGCATACCAGACATACCAATCTGAACCGACTGTCTTAAAGCGTGCAAAGGCCTTCAGGCATATTCTCGAAAACATGCGGATCAGCATACTTCCGGGGGAGCTTATCGTAGGCAGCCTCGGCGTTAAACTGAGGTGCGCGCCGATCTTTCCTGAATTCGGGATGGACTGGGTCATCGAAGAACTGGACGGCAATCCGGTACGGCCGGAGCAGCGTCCGGGCGACCGTTACCTGATCGACGAAGAGGATGAAAAGGTACTGCGGGAAATCCACAGCTTCTGGCATGGGAACGACCATGAATCGCGGTGCAAGGCGATGCTGCCAAAGGAAACGGAGATCGGCAAGAAGATCGGCGTTACGGATTCCTACTGGCTGATGATCGGCGGCGACGGACACCTGACGGTAGACCTCAAAAGCGTTGCCGATAAGGGGCTTAAGGACGTGATCGCCCGTGCGCAAAAGCGCCTTGCACAGCTCGACCTTTCCGAGCCGGATGCGATCGAACAAAAACCGTTTTTGGAATCCGTCGTCATCACCTGCGAAGCGGTCATAGCTTTTGCTCACCGTTATGCACAGCTGGCGGTGGAAATGGCAAAAACGGAAAAGGACGCGCAGCGTAAAAAAGAACTGATGAAGATCGCGGAAGTATGCCAGAACGTACCGGAAAACCCGGCGAGGGATTTCCACGAGGCGGCGCAGTCGCTGTGGTTCATCAATTTGACGATGCAGATCGAGAACAACGGCCACTCCATCTCGTTCGGCCGTTACGACCAGACGATGATCGATATCTACAAAAAGGACGTGGAAGCGGGCAATATCGAATACGACGACGCGCTCGAAATCATCGAATGCGTATTCCTGAAGATGTTCCAGCTCCAGAAAATCACTTGCTGGGACAATACAAAGGCTTTCAGCGGATACCAGCTGTTCCAGAACTTTACGGTGGGCGGACAGGATATCAACGGAAAGGACAGCGCCAACGAAGTATCGTTCCTCGTGCTCAATGCACAGGCGGCGATCGCGCTCAATACGCCGTCCATCTCCCTGCGTTACCACAACCGCATCAATGAGAGGCTGCTGTACGCGTCTTTCGACGTGGTTCGGATCGGCGGCGGACAGCCGGCCATGTACAGCGATGAAGTTTATATTCCGGCGCTTGTTAACAGGGGAATCCCGTGGGAGGACGCCGTCAACTATTCCATCGTAGGCTGCGTGGAAGCGATCGTCGAAGGAAAGCAGACAGGCCGCCCAAACGGCGCAGGCTTCATCAACCTCGGCAAAATCCTCGAACTTTCGCTTTACAACGGGAAAGACCCGAATACGGACATCTGCATGTGCGAAGGCACGGGAACGCTGTCTGATTTCAAAAATTATGAAGAACTGTACGAAGCGTTCAAGACGCAGGCAAGATATTATTTCAAGCAGCAGATCATGACGGATAACATCATCGACCAGTGCACGGAGCTGGGGATCGCCGATCCGTACGTTTCTTCGCTGGTGCACGATTGCATCGAGCGCGGCAAGGTCATGAAAGCCGGCGGCGCGATCTACGATTACTGCGGGCCGCTTTATGTAGGCGTTGCCAATGTCGGAAACTCACTCGCGGCGATCAAGAAGGTCGTTTTCGACGACAAGAAGATTACGGCAGAGCAGCTTATGCACGCGCTGGAAACAAACTACGAAGATATGACGACAAAGCCCACGGGCGCGGAAATCCAGAAAATGATGCTGGATGCCCCTAAATACGGGAACGACGACGATTATGTAGACGATATCATGGTGGATTATTTCCGCTTCATCTGCGAGGAGACGGCGAAATACCACACGACAAGATATGGCCGCGGCCCCATCGGCGGCACATGGCAGCCGTCCACCAGCTCGGTTTCTTCCAACGTACCGTTCGGCTCCTTTGTGGGCGCGACGCCGGACGGAAGAAAAGCGGGCGACGCGCTTGCGGATACTTCTTCGCCGATGCACGGCACGGATACCAACGGGATCACGTCGTCCTTAAAATCGGTAGGCAAGCTGCCGACAGTTCTCGTATCCGGCGGACAGCTTCTGAACGTAAAGGTTATGCCGGCGTCCTTAGAGCCCGGACCGAACCTCAAGAAGCTGGTAGACGTTGTACGCACATATTTCAGCGACTATAAGGGAATGCATGTACAGATCAACTGCGTATCGGCGGATACGCTCAAGGCGGCGCAGGACAATCCGTCCGAATACAAAGACCTGATGGTGCGTGTGGCAGGATACAGCGCATTGTTTACGCCGCTTGACAAGGCGTTGCAGGACGACATCATCGAACGTACGGAGCACGCGGTCTGA
- a CDS encoding zinc-dependent alcohol dehydrogenase, whose protein sequence is MMSKMKASVFYEPFKMQMEEVDIPEIAANEVLVKVKAVGICGSDLEYYYGGSPLTTPDGKGPLILGHETAGIVEDPGEIGASMGLKKGDEVVVNPVAPCFACKPCLHGHYNECDNVKVYGVGENGAFAEYVKAAATNVYKIPEGMSLEMGALAEPMACASYGIKKLDIQQGDTAIVFGCGTIGLIDVQLAHMNGAGQVIAVDVVDYNLEKALEMGALHAFNTLDQDSKYYTADLAQSIRDINNGRLADRAILPTGAMSAWQQALEVTAPCSTIVYFGLPSKADAVLQVPALDAIYNDRNIKFSWLAPLVWDNVFTALANGRVKLDSLITHRFALDDIEEGIKFMRESKEKKIKGIMVID, encoded by the coding sequence ATGATGAGTAAAATGAAAGCCAGTGTATTTTATGAACCCTTTAAGATGCAAATGGAGGAAGTGGACATCCCTGAAATCGCGGCCAATGAAGTCCTTGTAAAGGTAAAAGCGGTGGGAATCTGCGGCTCAGACCTCGAGTATTATTACGGCGGCAGTCCGCTAACCACGCCGGACGGCAAAGGGCCGCTGATCCTGGGGCACGAGACGGCTGGGATCGTGGAAGACCCGGGCGAAATCGGCGCTTCCATGGGCCTGAAAAAAGGCGACGAGGTCGTTGTGAACCCGGTGGCTCCGTGCTTTGCCTGCAAACCGTGCCTGCACGGGCATTACAACGAGTGCGACAACGTCAAGGTTTATGGCGTAGGCGAGAATGGCGCGTTTGCAGAATATGTGAAGGCTGCGGCGACCAACGTTTATAAGATCCCGGAAGGCATGTCGCTTGAGATGGGCGCGCTTGCAGAGCCCATGGCCTGCGCAAGCTACGGCATCAAAAAGCTCGATATCCAGCAGGGCGATACGGCTATCGTATTCGGCTGCGGCACAATCGGCCTCATCGACGTACAGCTTGCGCACATGAACGGGGCAGGGCAGGTGATCGCGGTCGACGTAGTGGATTATAACCTCGAAAAAGCGCTTGAGATGGGCGCGCTGCATGCGTTCAATACGCTTGATCAGGATTCCAAATATTACACGGCGGATTTGGCGCAAAGTATCCGCGATATCAACAACGGCCGCCTTGCGGACAGGGCGATCCTGCCCACGGGCGCAATGAGCGCATGGCAGCAGGCGCTGGAAGTGACGGCCCCGTGCTCCACGATCGTATACTTCGGACTGCCGTCCAAGGCGGACGCAGTGTTGCAGGTTCCGGCGTTGGACGCGATCTATAACGACAGGAACATCAAGTTCTCGTGGCTGGCTCCGCTCGTTTGGGACAACGTATTCACCGCGCTTGCAAACGGCCGTGTCAAGCTGGATTCGCTGATTACGCACCGTTTTGCGCTTGACGATATCGAAGAAGGCATCAAATTCATGCGGGAATCCAAGGAAAAGAAGATTAAGGGCATCATGGTAATCGACTAA
- a CDS encoding glycyl-radical enzyme activating protein: MFWSDKVEQETKGNVFNVEHYHVHDGEGIRTNVFLKGCNLWCPWCCNPESQVCTPQLVIHNNLCTKCGYCCVTLCPQDAITQKEDGTIAIDKEKCTLCGKCVEMCPNSARELYGKEMSVAEVIKEVEKDSAYYKNSGGGMTISGGEPCMQPVFASELAQAARRRYIDVAMETAGAVSFETLWQIAQYVDEILMDVKFTNEEQFKTISNVPLSVIKENLRKLREHGKYVKMRCPIIPTLNDNDEHIGNLIKWAKELDIKDVDLLPFHQLGKYKYDSLDYDYALGEFKDMDKKIVEKMKDRMVKAGINACIGG; encoded by the coding sequence ATGTTTTGGAGCGATAAGGTAGAACAGGAAACAAAAGGGAACGTTTTTAACGTGGAACATTATCATGTCCATGATGGTGAAGGGATTCGGACGAATGTATTTTTAAAGGGTTGCAACCTTTGGTGCCCCTGGTGTTGCAACCCCGAATCCCAGGTTTGCACGCCGCAGCTGGTCATTCACAATAACCTTTGCACAAAATGCGGTTACTGCTGCGTTACATTGTGTCCGCAGGATGCGATCACGCAAAAAGAAGACGGAACCATCGCCATCGACAAGGAAAAATGTACATTATGCGGGAAATGCGTAGAGATGTGCCCTAATTCCGCGCGCGAGCTGTATGGCAAGGAAATGAGCGTAGCGGAAGTAATCAAGGAAGTGGAAAAGGACAGCGCGTATTATAAAAATTCCGGCGGCGGCATGACGATCTCCGGCGGGGAACCGTGTATGCAGCCGGTCTTTGCAAGCGAACTGGCACAAGCTGCCCGCAGGCGGTATATCGATGTCGCTATGGAAACGGCAGGCGCCGTATCGTTTGAAACGTTGTGGCAAATCGCGCAGTATGTGGACGAGATCCTGATGGACGTAAAATTCACAAATGAGGAGCAGTTCAAGACCATCTCGAACGTACCGCTTTCCGTGATCAAGGAAAACTTAAGGAAGCTGCGCGAGCATGGGAAATATGTGAAAATGCGCTGCCCGATTATACCGACGCTCAACGACAACGACGAGCATATCGGCAATTTGATTAAGTGGGCGAAAGAGCTCGATATCAAGGACGTAGACTTGCTGCCCTTCCACCAGCTTGGAAAATATAAATATGATTCGCTTGATTATGACTATGCATTGGGCGAATTCAAGGATATGGATAAAAAGATCGTGGAAAAGATGAAAGACCGCATGGTTAAGGCGGGCATCAACGCCTGCATTGGCGGCTGA
- a CDS encoding L-fucose/L-arabinose isomerase family protein — MNNIPEVKLGLIAVSRDCFVISLSERRRAAVRQACEEKGMHIYEAKTTVENETDMLKAVEEVKAAGCNALVVFLGNFGPETPETLIAQRFDGPVMYAAAAEESGNDLLGGRGDAYCGMLNCSYNLALRKIPAVIPSYPVGTAQEVAQMIADFVPVARTLIGLSHLKIITFGPRPQDFFACNAPIKPLYDIGVEIQENSELDLLVAYHAHKGDPRIAEVAADMAAELGMGNTYPDLLPRMAQYELTLKDWAEQNKGARDYIVFANKCWPAFPEEFGFEPCYVNSRLASQGYPVACEVDIYGALSEYIGACVTQDAVTLLDINNSVPADLYEAEIKGKYDYTLHDTFMGFHCGNTPMCKLSQGAVKYQLIQNRLLEDGGEPDFTRGTLEGDIAPGKITFFRLQSTADAQLTSYIAQGEVLPVATRSFGGIGIFAIPQMGRFYRHVLIEKHYPHHGAVAFAHCGRALHTIFRYLGVKDIAFNQPQGMLYPTENPFD; from the coding sequence ATGAACAATATCCCGGAAGTAAAGCTTGGCCTGATCGCCGTAAGCCGCGACTGCTTTGTCATTTCGCTTTCCGAGCGCCGGCGCGCTGCCGTACGGCAGGCATGCGAAGAGAAAGGCATGCACATCTATGAAGCGAAAACGACCGTAGAGAACGAAACCGATATGCTAAAGGCGGTCGAGGAAGTAAAGGCTGCTGGCTGCAACGCCCTCGTCGTATTTTTAGGGAATTTCGGGCCGGAGACGCCGGAAACGCTGATCGCACAGCGTTTCGACGGGCCGGTCATGTACGCCGCCGCAGCCGAAGAATCGGGGAACGACCTGTTAGGCGGGCGCGGAGACGCTTACTGCGGTATGCTCAACTGCTCTTACAACCTGGCGCTGCGTAAGATTCCGGCGGTTATCCCCTCTTACCCTGTCGGCACAGCGCAGGAGGTCGCGCAAATGATCGCGGACTTTGTCCCCGTTGCGCGCACGCTCATCGGGCTTTCCCATTTGAAAATCATCACCTTTGGGCCGCGTCCGCAGGACTTTTTTGCATGCAACGCGCCGATCAAGCCCTTGTATGATATTGGCGTGGAAATACAGGAAAATTCCGAACTTGACCTGCTCGTCGCCTACCACGCGCACAAAGGCGACCCGCGGATCGCCGAGGTTGCCGCAGATATGGCCGCCGAACTTGGTATGGGCAATACCTATCCCGACCTGCTGCCCCGCATGGCTCAGTACGAGCTCACGCTCAAGGACTGGGCGGAGCAAAACAAGGGCGCGCGCGATTATATCGTGTTTGCCAATAAATGCTGGCCCGCATTCCCTGAGGAATTCGGTTTTGAACCGTGCTACGTCAACAGCCGCCTTGCTTCGCAGGGATACCCGGTGGCCTGTGAAGTAGATATTTACGGCGCGCTTTCCGAATATATCGGCGCATGCGTAACACAAGACGCGGTAACGCTGCTCGACATCAACAACAGCGTGCCTGCCGACCTTTATGAAGCGGAAATCAAAGGCAAATATGATTATACATTACATGACACGTTCATGGGCTTCCACTGTGGCAACACGCCGATGTGCAAGCTTTCGCAGGGCGCGGTCAAATACCAGCTTATCCAAAACCGCCTGTTGGAAGACGGCGGCGAGCCTGACTTTACGCGCGGCACGCTGGAAGGCGATATTGCCCCCGGCAAGATCACGTTTTTCCGCCTGCAGAGCACGGCGGACGCCCAGCTTACTTCTTACATCGCGCAGGGCGAGGTCTTGCCTGTAGCGACGCGCAGCTTTGGCGGGATCGGTATTTTCGCCATCCCCCAGATGGGACGGTTTTACCGCCATGTGCTGATCGAAAAGCATTATCCCCATCATGGCGCGGTTGCTTTTGCCCACTGTGGGCGGGCGCTGCACACGATTTTCAGATACCTTGGCGTTAAAGATATTGCCTTTAACCAGCCGCAGGGCATGCTCTACCCCACTGAAAACCCCTTTGATTGA
- a CDS encoding Gfo/Idh/MocA family protein, with amino-acid sequence METVKVGVVGCGNISDIYFENIAKFENIEVYACADLMIDRAKERGEQYGCKAMSVEEIMADPQVEVILNLTIPAAHYDVDMQALMAGKHVYSEKPLAITREQGKEILETAKKRGLLVGCAPDTFLGGRLQTMSKLLDDGWIGKPIAATAFMTTFGHETWHPSPEFYYKEGAGPLFDMGPYYLTALVALLGPAKRISGATATTYKQRMITSQPLAGKVIDVEVPTHVSGTIEFENGAIATMIMSFDMWDNNLPRFEIYGTEGTMSQTDPDPLAGPDIFHGETKLRRKDASDWVDTPVPLPRLEEATPWSVIPPCFDYMENSRGLGLSDMARAIRKGGDFRANGEMAYHVLEMMHGFYDSAESGTYYEMKSTCKRPSTMPVNLPKWSMGD; translated from the coding sequence ATGGAAACAGTAAAAGTAGGAGTCGTAGGTTGCGGCAATATTTCGGACATTTATTTCGAGAACATTGCCAAATTTGAAAATATCGAGGTATATGCATGTGCAGACCTGATGATCGACCGGGCAAAAGAGCGCGGCGAGCAGTATGGATGCAAGGCGATGAGCGTAGAAGAGATCATGGCAGACCCGCAGGTAGAGGTCATCCTCAATTTGACGATCCCGGCTGCGCATTACGATGTGGATATGCAGGCTCTTATGGCAGGAAAGCACGTATACAGCGAAAAGCCCCTGGCGATTACGCGGGAGCAAGGCAAGGAAATCCTGGAGACAGCGAAGAAAAGGGGGCTGCTCGTAGGTTGTGCGCCGGATACGTTTTTAGGCGGACGCCTGCAGACCATGAGCAAGCTTTTAGACGACGGCTGGATCGGTAAACCGATTGCCGCAACGGCGTTCATGACGACATTCGGCCATGAAACATGGCATCCGAGCCCTGAATTTTATTACAAGGAAGGCGCAGGCCCGCTTTTTGATATGGGGCCGTATTACCTGACGGCGCTGGTTGCCCTTTTGGGGCCGGCAAAACGTATCAGCGGCGCTACGGCAACGACGTATAAACAGAGAATGATCACCAGCCAGCCGCTGGCAGGCAAGGTTATCGACGTGGAGGTACCTACGCATGTGAGCGGAACCATTGAGTTTGAAAACGGTGCGATCGCCACCATGATCATGAGCTTTGATATGTGGGACAACAACCTGCCGCGCTTCGAGATCTATGGTACGGAAGGCACGATGAGCCAGACGGATCCCGATCCGCTTGCCGGGCCGGACATTTTCCATGGCGAAACCAAGCTGCGCAGGAAAGACGCTTCCGACTGGGTAGATACGCCTGTGCCGCTCCCGAGGCTCGAGGAGGCGACGCCGTGGTCGGTCATCCCGCCCTGTTTTGATTACATGGAAAACAGCCGCGGCCTCGGCCTTTCCGACATGGCCCGCGCGATCCGCAAGGGCGGGGATTTCCGTGCGAATGGGGAAATGGCATACCATGTGCTGGAAATGATGCACGGTTTCTATGATTCTGCGGAATCCGGAACGTATTACGAGATGAAGAGCACGTGCAAGCGGCCGTCGACGATGCCTGTAAACCTGCCAAAATGGTCGATGGGAGATTGA
- a CDS encoding sugar-binding transcriptional regulator: MVKAQKLTAQRRLMVRIAKMYYYDNMSQQAIADVLEVSRSNVSRLLRMSREMDIVDIRINDASLKSIEISEKLKDMFALKQMIVVPSNHDPNINLSNIGVTAARYLEKQLKDDMKVGVSWGLSVYQTIFRFTPVVRANIDVVQLMGGTAWDDSYMYGVQLILSFADKVGGSAKMLHSPLTVKTRQVHDLLMQEDDILRHFEMARKLDIAVIGIGSNFADVSSMVHSNYITKKESEQLWNSGIKCHICGRHIDMDGRRAGIEYNDRVIGIELNDLRKIGNVIAIAGGKHKVAPIAAALRGGYIDTLVTDEETAILVEREVTGRR; the protein is encoded by the coding sequence ATGGTAAAAGCACAGAAATTGACTGCGCAGCGCAGGCTGATGGTACGCATCGCCAAGATGTATTATTACGACAATATGTCCCAGCAGGCGATCGCCGACGTACTGGAAGTATCGAGGTCTAATGTGTCACGCCTGCTGCGCATGTCCCGGGAAATGGACATCGTGGATATCAGGATCAACGACGCTTCCCTGAAATCGATTGAGATCAGTGAAAAGCTCAAGGACATGTTTGCCCTCAAGCAAATGATCGTTGTGCCGTCGAACCACGACCCAAATATCAATCTTTCCAACATCGGCGTGACGGCGGCGCGGTATTTGGAAAAGCAATTAAAGGACGATATGAAGGTCGGAGTATCGTGGGGCCTGAGCGTATACCAAACGATATTCCGCTTTACACCGGTCGTCCGCGCCAATATTGACGTTGTGCAGCTTATGGGCGGGACTGCCTGGGATGATTCGTATATGTACGGCGTACAGCTGATCTTAAGCTTTGCGGACAAGGTCGGAGGCAGCGCCAAAATGCTGCATTCCCCGCTGACGGTGAAGACAAGGCAGGTACACGACCTGTTGATGCAGGAGGACGATATCCTGCGCCATTTTGAAATGGCCAGGAAGCTTGATATCGCGGTGATCGGTATTGGGAGCAACTTTGCGGATGTAAGCTCTATGGTACATTCCAATTACATCACCAAGAAGGAATCGGAGCAGCTTTGGAACAGCGGCATCAAATGCCATATCTGCGGCAGGCATATCGATATGGACGGCAGGAGGGCAGGAATCGAATATAACGACAGGGTCATCGGTATCGAGCTTAATGATTTAAGGAAGATCGGGAACGTCATTGCGATTGCAGGCGGAAAACATAAGGTCGCCCCGATAGCGGCCGCCTTGCGCGGCGGATATATCGATACGCTGGTCACGGATGAAGAAACGGCGATCCTTGTTGAACGGGAGGTGACGGGACGGCGATAG
- a CDS encoding ribulose-phosphate 3-epimerase codes for MSILSASILGCNAMFLGESIEEAEEAGADFVHVDIMDGVYVKNIAFGPKTVSDIKSFSDTKVEVHLELHNPENYVEMFDQAGADALVFQLGTTANPIRLLKEIRTRGMMAGIALNPADPWENLKHLTDYADYIIMMGVEPGFGNQVFEESVYQKVGELKEFFVSTRRDIPIGADGSVDLERAHKLKALGADWFIVGSAIFSAGSRKDQIAKFRTIIG; via the coding sequence TTGTCAATACTGTCTGCATCGATTTTAGGTTGTAATGCAATGTTTTTGGGGGAAAGTATAGAAGAGGCCGAAGAGGCCGGCGCCGATTTTGTCCATGTGGATATCATGGATGGGGTATATGTCAAAAATATCGCATTTGGCCCAAAAACAGTGAGCGATATCAAAAGTTTTTCCGATACGAAGGTGGAAGTGCATTTAGAGCTCCACAACCCGGAAAACTACGTGGAAATGTTTGACCAGGCCGGGGCGGACGCGCTCGTATTCCAGTTGGGGACAACGGCAAATCCGATCCGCCTGTTAAAGGAAATACGAACAAGGGGAATGATGGCCGGGATAGCGCTTAATCCGGCAGACCCATGGGAAAATTTGAAGCACCTTACAGATTATGCGGATTATATCATCATGATGGGCGTCGAACCCGGCTTTGGCAACCAGGTCTTTGAGGAAAGCGTTTACCAAAAGGTCGGGGAGTTAAAAGAATTTTTCGTTTCAACCAGAAGGGATATCCCAATAGGGGCGGACGGCTCGGTGGATTTGGAACGTGCACATAAGCTCAAAGCCCTTGGCGCAGATTGGTTTATCGTAGGTTCCGCAATATTCAGTGCGGGCAGCCGCAAAGACCAGATTGCAAAATTCAGAACGATTATAGGTTAA
- a CDS encoding FGGY-family carbohydrate kinase: protein MSRTECVLGIDMGTSSVKVGLFDLQGQPVAFADASYPLYTPKSGWAEQKTDEWWSAICTATRAVMEKSGITPDSIRGMSVDTTCCTVLMADGHMNILGPAIMWMDVRASAQAKRITATGNDALKYNGYGNVSAESMPAKALWLKENENELYAKAEHVFECVDWLMYKLTGELVASIDTTSPRWYYNRAEGGWPVSLYEEIGLADVLGKFPDAVLDLGVKVGALQKQAAQELGLAEGIPVGEGGADAFVGMLGLNVVSPGSIAMITGTSHLHLGLTDKEMHAQGMWGSYPDAVVPGLQLIEGGQTSTGAIVNWFQSGYCGDIARAAKEQGKSVYDLLNEGASKLPAGAEGLLALDYFQGNRTPHADPDVRGMFYGLSLRHTPYHLYRAILESICYGTELIMDVFRKGGMQPEGIYISGGAVKSELWTQMHADVCNLPIYIPKVTEGPCLGSAILGAVAAGVYDKIETAANSMVTIERKIKPDQTRHEEYLFYYNKYAEFYELAKGWMHSLTMHGCP from the coding sequence ATGAGCAGGACGGAATGTGTACTCGGAATCGATATGGGAACAAGCAGCGTCAAAGTAGGTCTCTTTGACTTGCAGGGACAGCCGGTTGCTTTTGCGGATGCTTCTTATCCGCTCTATACGCCAAAATCCGGTTGGGCCGAGCAAAAGACGGACGAATGGTGGAGCGCGATTTGTACTGCTACCAGGGCGGTCATGGAAAAAAGCGGTATAACGCCGGACAGTATTCGTGGCATGAGCGTCGATACGACATGCTGCACCGTGCTCATGGCAGATGGGCACATGAACATCCTGGGCCCTGCGATTATGTGGATGGATGTGCGCGCGTCGGCGCAGGCAAAGAGAATAACGGCAACAGGAAACGACGCGCTCAAATATAACGGCTATGGCAATGTATCGGCGGAATCCATGCCGGCAAAGGCGCTGTGGCTGAAGGAAAATGAAAACGAGCTGTATGCAAAGGCGGAGCACGTTTTTGAATGCGTGGACTGGCTGATGTATAAGCTCACCGGCGAGCTTGTGGCAAGCATCGACACAACATCCCCGCGCTGGTACTACAACAGGGCGGAAGGCGGCTGGCCGGTTTCCCTTTACGAAGAGATCGGGCTTGCGGACGTACTGGGGAAGTTTCCGGATGCTGTCCTTGATCTGGGCGTCAAGGTCGGCGCCCTGCAAAAACAGGCGGCGCAGGAGCTGGGGCTTGCAGAAGGAATCCCCGTCGGCGAAGGCGGTGCGGATGCGTTTGTCGGCATGCTGGGATTAAACGTCGTATCTCCCGGCAGTATTGCGATGATCACCGGCACCTCGCACCTGCACCTCGGACTTACGGATAAGGAAATGCACGCGCAGGGCATGTGGGGCTCGTATCCGGACGCAGTAGTTCCCGGGCTGCAGCTCATCGAAGGCGGGCAAACATCCACCGGCGCCATCGTAAACTGGTTTCAATCAGGTTACTGCGGCGATATTGCAAGGGCGGCGAAGGAGCAGGGAAAAAGCGTTTACGATCTCTTAAACGAAGGAGCGTCCAAACTGCCGGCCGGTGCGGAGGGCCTGCTTGCCCTCGATTACTTCCAGGGCAACCGCACGCCGCATGCAGACCCGGATGTCCGCGGTATGTTTTATGGCCTGTCCTTAAGGCACACGCCGTATCACCTGTACCGGGCGATTCTGGAATCTATCTGCTATGGGACGGAACTGATTATGGACGTGTTCCGCAAAGGCGGCATGCAGCCGGAGGGAATCTATATTTCCGGCGGCGCAGTCAAAAGCGAACTATGGACGCAGATGCACGCGGACGTATGCAATTTGCCGATCTATATTCCGAAGGTGACGGAAGGCCCGTGTCTCGGATCGGCGATCCTCGGCGCGGTTGCGGCCGGCGTATACGATAAGATCGAAACGGCGGCAAACAGCATGGTAACGATCGAAAGAAAGATCAAGCCGGATCAAACGAGGCATGAGGAATACCTGTTTTACTACAATAAATATGCAGAGTTCTATGAATTAGCGAAGGGATGGATGCATAGCTTGACAATGCACGGTTGCCCCTGA